The sequence CCCATTCAGacgattgtggtgatgacatgtggctacaaaaatatgttgtaatgcttctcttttaatatatatgggataAGAAATTTTAGTGTAATTATTGACAATCAAGATGATTAATACCCTGATTTTTCTCCAAGAATAATCCTAAATTTCATTTAAAGATTTGACAATTAAATTAATTGcattattatgaaaataaaaccaaCAAGGAGCGGGCGTTGGGATttggatcgggtatttcggatatttgaatattttggtACTTGATGATAGACCCGCACTTTATGCGGACAAATATATATACCtaacaaattttagttttattctttattttttgaaaaatttccatttattaaattatatatactttaaattataaattatataacttcaATATCCATATGGGTCATCAATgtattaaatatatactttttaatatatttttatttttgggatgtttattttagattaaaatctttttatactaataatcaaattagaaaacttgaatttttaataaagcCCTTATTATACTTTTGGACTGAAAAGAATTCCAGTGATACTAAAATCATTATAAACAGTTGTAATTCATAAATTATCAACAAATAACAAAAGTGAATAAACATCATATagtatcaaaaatttaaaattttaaaaccgtgaaaaaaaaacaaaaacaataaattggaAAACATTACCTTTGTATTTTCTtagattatacatatattatgttttgttatttgtCGATTTATTTTTAGTGAAATTGCACTCTCTACACTAAGCATTAGACGTAATTAAGTAAATACCATTATAGACTGTTGAGAACTATTCTgcaaattataaaaacaattatgcACCAATCAAATCAATTATGCTCTAAAAGATTATGCAATCCGTAGGTGAAGATATTTTAAGATTTGCGTATTCTTATCGATACAAAATCTACGAAATACACCCTAGAGATCCTAGAGGACTATAACGATATTTATCTCTGACATTTGCAAAAGGGTAgatatgtatatttacttcaCCACGATTCACTATTAGGCCTAATTAATTTTGTTCATGACATATATCTAATTTGTACATTCTTTTTGTATTTTGGTCCAAttgacttttatttttatgttatttaatattttatcctAGTTTTTCATGCTtccatattttaatattttaaattaattttaatatatattctttactATTTTGGTTTAATGTATATTACTTTGAATATTTCTGATATTTTGGATTAAAAACTAATTTGATGTTTGTCatgtttaaatataaattaatttataataatatgattatttatattcaaaatatataaattatttagcatatgtattaaattaatattctacAACATATATTTCAATGAtgctttaaatttaatattaaattcaatattgaAATAATCTGTATTTAGATCAATATTTCTAATAAGAATCAGAAAATCTGACTATAATATTaaccattaaaatcataaattaaatataagataagcctaattataatattaatatgataATAATCTGAATTTAGATCAATATTTCCAATAAGAAATACAAAATGTGGCTATAATATTagccattaaaatcataaactaaatataagataaatataattataacatTATCAGTcaaatttgataatatattttgttagtatatatttattaattaataaccTCAAATATTATGATAATAAAACATGATTATAATATTaaccattaaaatcataaactaaatataagttaaacttaattatgatattatcagtaaatttcattaatacctattgttagtttatttatttaattaataaccCCAAATATCAtgttaaatatgtatttatacttaaattatatttttaataatagtatatatatataaatatatatatatatatagatcagTAGaatttgtcaatattttttattaattagttatctTAAATATTATGATTCATagatatatgttaaaataactttataatataatttaattaggATAATATGTATATTAGAAGTATAGTGTATATACTAGTTTAATGCTTATGCTTGTGTAACTTCGTTTTACGGTCACTGTATATACCTAACAAAATTCACAATCAAATCATATAAAACGTAAGATACAAAACGTCATTGCATGTGTAATTGAAAAAATGatgtaaaatgtaaataaaactaaattatttatttttacattttactcCGCACAAGGTATTGCATGTATACTACTACCTAGTGTTTCTAGTAAATCTTCATCGTTCAGTAAACGTTACATGATGGTAACTATATgagatatatatgaatataatgtaaatatattatttccttattGTAGAGATAGATATGAGTATACTGTAAATATATACTTTTCTTTCTAttctatatggtatcagagcatatGGTATCAGAACGTATCTCTACAATAAGGAAGTATATATTTACAGTATATTCATATTTATCTCCTATAGTGACATCATCATGAAAAGTGTGGAGtggactatatatatatgtatagcaCACAAGTTCCCATTAATATTAGTTATCAATCAAGTTTAAGTTAAAAAGAGATAGAAGcatgaaactcaacttcaaaaaAATGATGTATGTAAAAGTTCTGATGATGGTAATAGCGATATGGTTCGTACCCATGACCTACAGTAATGGAGCCGAAGCACCCGCTGGTGATGTAGCCGAGGCACCCGGAGCCGACGCATTCAACAATGATTGGTATGACGCACGATCCACATTTTACGGTGACATCCATGGTGGAGACACTCTAAGTAAGTTTTCATCCCACAGAAATCCACTTTGTGGTCtgtttctgttttcttttataaaaaataaacagaatCCCTCTTTCTTATCCTACTCAATAAAATATCTGAAACgtagagaagaaggaagaagaaaagatgACGACGCAGAATAAAGAGATGGAAGTGGTGAAGGATCTCGACTTGGAGAGATACATGGGCCGTTGGTACGAGATTGCTTCTTTCCCTTCCATTTTTCAGCCCAAGAACGGTATTGACACTCGCGCCACCTACACCCTCAACCCTGACGGCACGGTTGATGTCTTGAACGAGACGTGGAACAGTGGCAAGAGAGTTTTCATCCAAGGCTCAGCATACAAGACTGATCCTAAGAGCGACGAGGCTAAGTTCAAAGTTAAGTTCTACGTCCCTCCTTTCCTCCCTATCATTCCTGTCACTGGAGATTACTGGGTGTTGTATATTGATCCTGAGTACCAGCACGCCGTCATCGGCCAGCCTTCAAGGAGTTATCTCTGGGTATGTCTTGTTGTGTTTTGTCTCTTTATGATGAATGATAGAAAAAGCTAAGGATTGATATTGAGTATGTGGGATATGTGGTGTAGATACTGAGCAGGACGGTGCATGTGGAAGAAGAGACATACAAGCAGCTGCTGCAGAAGGCGGTGGAGGAAGGGTACGACGTCAGCAAGCTTCACAAGACCCCTCAGAGTGACACACCACCTGAGTCCAACGCTGCTCCTGACGACACCAATGATCAAATGCTAAAATAGACCACAAGGgtcaaaaaaattttatatagacctattgtttctttattttaaaaataaataaaaattagggAGAAAAAACCATGAGACCTAATAACTTAAACATATTTACTAACCTATGCCATTGCAATTCTACTCAGATTATGATCCAGATTCTAACCCGGATCCATACACAAACCTGATCCAACTCTAACCctagtcttcttcttcctcctttttTCTTCTCCATTAATGTTCtttcacttttaaaaaaaaatcaaaatttttttttaaccatcCTCCATTTTCTCTTTCTTAATCCAAATCGAACAATCCATActcatatttaattaattatatcttATTTAGAATCAAATTTCATCTTTTATGAACGATGtttaaaataaagaagaacACGAAGTGTAACTaatacaactagtacaactacaACTGGTACGGCTAGTACAACTCCAACTCATACAACTAGTACAAATAAAATTGGTACAGCTAGtacaattaaaacaaatataactagtataaatatattgaGTACAGCCAATATAGCTGATACAAGAAAAACTTGTATAACTAATACAACTTTACAATAATttggtgatttttattttttt is a genomic window of Brassica napus cultivar Da-Ae chromosome A2, Da-Ae, whole genome shotgun sequence containing:
- the LOC106388416 gene encoding temperature-induced lipocalin-1-like isoform X1; its protein translation is MKLNFKKMMYVKVLMMVIAIWFVPMTYSNGAEAPAGDVAEAPGADAFNNDWYDARSTFYGDIHGGDTLKKKEEEKMTTQNKEMEVVKDLDLERYMGRWYEIASFPSIFQPKNGIDTRATYTLNPDGTVDVLNETWNSGKRVFIQGSAYKTDPKSDEAKFKVKFYVPPFLPIIPVTGDYWVLYIDPEYQHAVIGQPSRSYLWILSRTVHVEEETYKQLLQKAVEEGYDVSKLHKTPQSDTPPESNAAPDDTKGVWWFKSMFGK